One Roseomonas sp. OT10 DNA window includes the following coding sequences:
- the fdxH gene encoding formate dehydrogenase subunit beta: protein MSGNLTDSPRTAVTNPPTQPVAAHFGEADLFRRSATDNLPAPQRQLTPVAKLIDVSKCIGCKACQSACVEWNDTHPAMEENVGSYTNPHDLTADMFTLMRFTEWVNPQTDNLEWLIRKDGCMHCADPGCLKACPAPGAIVQYTNGIVDFIHENCIGCGYCIKGCPFNIPRISKADHRAYKCTLCSDRVAVGSGPACAKACPTQAIVFGTKEDMKKHAEGRIADLKSRGFANAGLYDPPGVGGTHVMYVLHHADQPGIYADLPENPRISPVVQAWKGMTKYVGLAAMSMLAVGSVLHGVFAKPNRVTHEDEENAEKLVETALPHAPPAVPPEERPR, encoded by the coding sequence ATGAGCGGCAACCTGACCGACAGCCCGCGGACGGCGGTGACCAACCCGCCGACGCAGCCGGTGGCGGCGCATTTCGGCGAGGCCGACCTGTTCCGCCGCTCGGCGACGGACAACCTGCCGGCGCCGCAGCGCCAGCTCACGCCCGTCGCCAAGCTGATCGACGTCTCCAAGTGCATCGGCTGCAAGGCGTGCCAGTCCGCCTGCGTGGAGTGGAACGACACCCACCCCGCGATGGAGGAGAATGTGGGGAGCTACACCAACCCCCACGACCTGACCGCCGACATGTTCACGCTGATGCGCTTCACCGAATGGGTGAACCCGCAGACGGACAATCTGGAGTGGCTGATCCGCAAGGACGGCTGCATGCACTGCGCCGATCCGGGCTGTCTGAAGGCCTGCCCGGCGCCCGGCGCCATCGTGCAGTACACCAACGGCATCGTGGACTTCATCCACGAGAACTGCATCGGCTGCGGCTACTGCATCAAGGGATGCCCCTTCAACATCCCGCGCATCTCCAAGGCGGACCACCGCGCCTACAAGTGCACCCTCTGCTCCGACCGCGTGGCGGTGGGATCGGGCCCGGCCTGCGCCAAGGCCTGCCCGACCCAGGCCATCGTCTTCGGCACCAAGGAGGACATGAAGAAGCACGCGGAGGGGCGGATCGCCGACCTGAAGTCCCGCGGCTTCGCCAATGCCGGGCTCTACGACCCGCCGGGCGTGGGCGGCACGCATGTCATGTACGTGCTGCACCACGCCGACCAGCCGGGCATCTATGCCGACCTGCCGGAGAACCCGCGCATCTCCCCGGTGGTGCAGGCCTGGAAGGGCATGACCAAGTATGTCGGCCTCGCCGCGATGAGCATGCTCGCGGTGGGCAGCGTGCTGCACGGCGTCTTCGCCAAGCCGAACCGCGTGACCCACGAGGATGAGGAGAACGCGGAGAAGCTGGTCGAGACCGCCCTGCCGCACGCCCCGCCCGCCGTGCCGCCGGAGGAGCGGCCGCGATGA
- the fdnG gene encoding formate dehydrogenase-N subunit alpha, protein MQLSRRSLVKAAGAGVATTSLVSMGFDQAEAAVEAHVRPLKLASTTETRNTCTYCSVACGVIMYSRGDVRKGERAELLHVEGDVDHPTNRGTLCPKGAALKDFVRSDTRLQYPMIRKPGSDRFERVSWDVALDRIARLMKDDRDANFVARNDAGVPVNRWTTTGMLAASATTNETAWCTFKVAKTLGIVGFDNQARVUHGPTVSSLGPTFGRGAMTNSWTDIRNTDLVVVMGGNAAEAHPCGFKWVTEAKAHRGARLIVVDPRYTRTASVADVYAPIRQGTDIAFLMGLIRHCIENDKVQWEYTRAFTNAAFIVKEGYGWSDGLFTGYDPEKRDYDRSSWDYEIGEDGFAKVDPTLQHPRCVWNLLKQHVSIYTPEMVERICGTPKEKFLRVAQMVAECSSPTKTMTSMYALGWTQHTHGAQNIRGMAMLQLILGNIGVRGGGMNALRGHSNIQGLTDLGLMSHLLTGYLNMPTEAEPDFETYMKSRQFKPLRPGQTSYWQNYRKFMVSFQKAMWGDAATAENGWAYDYLPKLDVPAYDVLRMFELMNAGRVNGYICQGFNPLLAFPNRDKVVAGLSKLKFLITMDPLETETARFWENHGDFNPVNTAAIQTEVIQLPTVCFAEDEGSLTNSGRWLQWFWPAASPPGEARHDTRIMAEIFLRMRELYRKEGGAFPDPILNLSWAYHDPKEPEPEELAKEINGRALTDLTDPADPSKVIVPAGRQVLNFSQLRDDGSTMCGCWIYSGCFNEAGNNMARRDNSDPGGLGTYSNWTWAWPLNRRTLYNRASADLDGKPWDPTRKILEWDGAKWVGDDVPDIAPTAKPRDVMPFIMNPEGVSRLFSRGMLRDGPFPSHMEPFESPIANPLNPRMRGNPVARIFQSDVPQFGNSEEFPFAATSYRLTEHFHYWTKHNRVNAVLQPEFFVEISEELARLRNVTNGGWVRVWSKRGEVKARAVVTKRIRPLICDGKTVHVVGIPLHWGFTGAARKGFGPNSLTLFVGEANIETPAVKAFQVNLEPSTAPVDRVRVTS, encoded by the coding sequence ATGCAACTCTCGCGGCGTAGCCTGGTCAAGGCTGCCGGCGCGGGTGTGGCGACGACTTCGCTCGTATCCATGGGATTCGATCAGGCGGAAGCCGCGGTCGAGGCGCATGTGAGGCCACTGAAGCTCGCCAGCACCACCGAGACCCGCAACACCTGCACCTACTGCTCGGTCGCCTGCGGGGTCATCATGTATTCCCGCGGCGACGTCCGGAAGGGCGAGCGGGCGGAGCTGCTCCATGTCGAAGGCGACGTGGACCACCCCACCAACCGCGGCACGCTGTGCCCCAAGGGCGCGGCGCTGAAGGATTTCGTCCGCTCCGACACGCGGCTGCAATACCCGATGATCCGCAAGCCCGGTTCCGACCGGTTCGAGCGGGTGTCCTGGGACGTCGCCCTGGACCGCATCGCGCGGCTGATGAAGGACGATCGCGACGCCAACTTCGTGGCGCGCAACGACGCGGGCGTTCCGGTGAACCGGTGGACCACCACCGGCATGCTCGCGGCCTCCGCCACCACCAACGAGACGGCCTGGTGCACCTTCAAGGTCGCCAAGACCCTCGGGATCGTCGGATTCGATAACCAGGCGCGCGTCTGACACGGCCCCACGGTGTCCAGTTTGGGCCCGACATTTGGCCGTGGAGCGATGACGAACTCCTGGACCGATATCCGCAACACCGACCTCGTCGTCGTCATGGGCGGCAACGCGGCGGAAGCGCATCCGTGCGGCTTCAAGTGGGTGACGGAGGCGAAGGCCCACCGTGGCGCCCGGCTGATCGTCGTCGACCCGCGCTACACCCGCACCGCCTCGGTCGCGGACGTCTACGCGCCGATCCGGCAGGGGACGGACATCGCCTTCCTGATGGGGCTGATCCGCCACTGCATCGAGAACGACAAGGTGCAGTGGGAGTACACCCGCGCCTTCACCAACGCCGCCTTCATCGTGAAGGAGGGCTATGGCTGGTCCGACGGGCTCTTCACCGGCTACGACCCGGAGAAGCGCGACTATGACCGCTCCTCCTGGGACTACGAGATCGGCGAGGACGGCTTCGCGAAGGTCGACCCGACGCTGCAGCACCCGCGCTGCGTCTGGAACCTGCTGAAGCAGCACGTCTCGATCTACACGCCCGAGATGGTGGAGCGCATCTGCGGCACGCCGAAGGAGAAGTTCCTCCGCGTCGCGCAGATGGTGGCCGAGTGCTCCTCGCCCACGAAGACCATGACCTCGATGTACGCGCTGGGCTGGACGCAGCACACGCACGGCGCCCAGAACATCCGCGGCATGGCGATGCTCCAGCTCATCCTGGGCAATATCGGCGTGCGCGGCGGCGGCATGAACGCGCTGCGCGGGCATTCCAACATCCAGGGCCTGACCGATCTGGGCCTGATGTCGCACCTGCTCACCGGCTACCTGAACATGCCGACCGAGGCGGAGCCGGATTTCGAGACCTACATGAAGTCGCGGCAGTTCAAGCCGCTGCGCCCCGGCCAGACCAGCTACTGGCAGAACTACCGCAAGTTCATGGTCAGCTTCCAGAAGGCCATGTGGGGCGACGCCGCGACGGCGGAGAACGGCTGGGCCTACGACTACCTGCCCAAGCTGGACGTGCCCGCCTACGACGTGCTACGCATGTTCGAACTGATGAACGCCGGGCGCGTGAACGGCTACATCTGCCAGGGCTTCAACCCGCTGCTCGCCTTCCCCAACCGGGACAAGGTGGTGGCCGGCCTGTCGAAGCTGAAGTTCCTCATCACCATGGATCCGCTGGAGACGGAGACGGCGCGGTTCTGGGAGAACCACGGCGACTTCAACCCGGTGAACACCGCCGCGATCCAGACGGAGGTCATCCAGCTTCCCACCGTCTGCTTCGCCGAGGACGAGGGCTCGCTGACCAACTCCGGCCGCTGGCTGCAATGGTTCTGGCCGGCGGCCTCCCCGCCGGGCGAGGCGCGGCACGACACGCGGATCATGGCGGAAATCTTCCTCCGCATGCGCGAGCTGTACCGCAAGGAAGGGGGCGCCTTCCCCGACCCGATCCTGAACCTGTCCTGGGCGTACCACGACCCGAAGGAGCCGGAGCCCGAGGAGCTGGCGAAGGAGATCAACGGGCGGGCGCTGACCGACCTGACGGACCCGGCCGACCCGTCCAAGGTGATCGTGCCCGCCGGCAGGCAGGTGCTGAACTTCAGCCAGCTGCGCGACGACGGCTCGACCATGTGCGGCTGCTGGATCTACTCCGGCTGCTTCAACGAGGCGGGCAACAACATGGCCCGGCGGGACAACAGCGATCCCGGCGGGCTGGGGACCTATTCCAACTGGACCTGGGCCTGGCCGCTCAACCGCCGCACGCTCTACAACCGGGCCTCGGCGGACCTGGACGGCAAGCCCTGGGATCCGACGCGCAAGATCCTGGAATGGGACGGCGCCAAGTGGGTGGGCGACGACGTGCCGGACATCGCGCCGACGGCCAAGCCGCGCGACGTGATGCCCTTCATCATGAACCCGGAGGGCGTCTCGCGCCTGTTCAGCCGGGGCATGCTGCGCGACGGGCCCTTCCCCAGCCACATGGAGCCCTTCGAGAGCCCCATCGCGAACCCGCTGAACCCGCGCATGCGCGGCAACCCGGTGGCACGGATCTTCCAGAGCGACGTGCCCCAGTTCGGCAATTCGGAGGAGTTCCCCTTCGCGGCGACCTCCTACCGGCTGACCGAGCACTTCCACTACTGGACCAAGCACAACCGGGTGAATGCGGTGCTGCAGCCCGAGTTCTTCGTCGAGATCAGCGAGGAACTCGCCAGGCTGCGCAACGTGACGAACGGCGGCTGGGTGCGGGTGTGGTCGAAGCGGGGCGAGGTGAAGGCCCGGGCCGTGGTCACCAAGCGCATCCGGCCGCTGATCTGCGACGGCAAGACGGTGCATGTGGTGGGCATCCCGCTGCACTGGGGCTTCACCGGCGCGGCGCGGAAGGGCTTCGGCCCCAACTCGCTGACGCTGTTCGTGGGTGAGGCGAACATCGAGACGCCGGCGGTCAAGGCGTTCCAGGTCAATCTGGAGCCCTCCACGGCGCCGGTGGACCGGGTGAGGGTGACGTCATGA